One part of the Prochlorococcus marinus str. MIT 9313 genome encodes these proteins:
- a CDS encoding ATP-binding cassette domain-containing protein produces the protein MAKPIPLSQASQLLEELNPRVMAISPKFQTKDLTTLGLLRFTYGQPNNLARFVITGLLLGITLGFLLAIGREVGAARWIFGMGVTGLAAGACLGLLTGGFRIGVGVMFLATLLSLLTPTFNTVITNSALPDRDLLLLLQIGLILIAAGITRVALEWIQSRSFQITQQKGGTKFQLASIKHLLSLPTDFFRQYNIGDLQLRFNALEQLRSQIQNLLEGGLIKVVLTSIYVLFMLRISVKLTLLALVISMMVLLPTALIGLQTRPLKRQQEEIEGQAQSRNLELISSVSKLRLAGAEAAAARWWGEHFQRVVVLENALDIKEATAALLQGVMPNLGNLLLYIVITKLIADAAMTPALNAPNAGQLLGFFSAFGTFVGGMASFAGLAVAAFDMPVLYERAKPLLTTTPEVFDEAIEPAELRGAIKLDRVSYRYAPDLPLVLDNVSLNANPGEFIALVGPSGSGKSTIVRMLLGFGKPENGEIRYDNQPLNGLRIESLRRQIGTVLQSNSLFSGSLMEAIAGGCLINQEDAWAAAEMAGLADDIREMPMGLQTIVSEGGGTLSGGQRQRIAIARALVRKPQILIFDEATSALDNHTQGIVSRSLETLSITRLVIAHRLSTIRHADRIIVLEKGQVQQQGTFESLMNEAGLFARLMERQVA, from the coding sequence ATTCCAAACCAAGGATCTAACCACCTTGGGGCTTTTGCGTTTTACCTATGGACAACCAAACAATCTCGCCAGATTTGTAATCACTGGTCTGCTCTTGGGAATCACATTAGGTTTCTTACTCGCTATTGGGCGAGAGGTCGGTGCTGCTCGCTGGATCTTCGGAATGGGGGTCACCGGATTGGCAGCTGGGGCATGCCTCGGACTACTCACCGGCGGCTTCCGTATCGGCGTTGGCGTGATGTTTTTGGCAACTCTTCTGAGCTTGCTGACCCCCACGTTCAACACCGTGATTACAAACTCGGCGTTGCCCGACAGAGACCTTCTTCTATTGCTGCAAATAGGCCTAATTCTTATCGCTGCTGGTATCACACGAGTGGCATTGGAATGGATCCAAAGCAGGTCTTTCCAAATCACCCAACAAAAAGGGGGGACAAAGTTCCAGCTGGCCAGTATTAAGCACTTGCTAAGTCTGCCGACGGATTTCTTCCGTCAATACAACATCGGCGACCTTCAACTCCGCTTTAATGCACTAGAGCAATTGCGCAGCCAAATCCAAAACCTCTTGGAAGGGGGGCTGATCAAGGTAGTGCTCACCAGTATTTATGTGCTGTTCATGTTGAGGATCAGCGTCAAGTTGACATTGCTGGCGCTAGTCATCTCCATGATGGTGCTTCTGCCGACAGCATTGATCGGTCTGCAAACTCGCCCTCTAAAACGCCAACAGGAGGAGATCGAAGGCCAAGCCCAAAGTCGCAATCTTGAGCTCATCAGCTCCGTATCGAAACTGCGTCTAGCAGGAGCTGAAGCTGCGGCCGCCCGCTGGTGGGGAGAACACTTCCAACGCGTCGTGGTTCTAGAAAATGCTCTGGATATCAAAGAAGCAACTGCCGCACTCCTGCAGGGTGTGATGCCAAACCTTGGCAACCTGCTGCTTTACATCGTGATCACAAAACTGATTGCTGATGCCGCGATGACCCCTGCACTCAATGCACCCAACGCTGGCCAGTTACTTGGGTTTTTCTCAGCCTTCGGAACATTTGTGGGAGGCATGGCCAGCTTCGCTGGGCTTGCAGTTGCAGCCTTCGATATGCCTGTCCTCTATGAACGAGCAAAGCCTTTACTGACAACCACACCAGAAGTTTTCGATGAAGCCATCGAACCAGCAGAGCTGCGTGGAGCCATCAAGCTCGACCGCGTGAGTTATCGCTATGCCCCAGATCTGCCCCTGGTTCTAGATAACGTAAGCCTGAATGCAAACCCAGGGGAATTCATCGCTCTGGTAGGTCCTTCAGGATCAGGCAAATCAACAATCGTGCGCATGCTGCTGGGATTTGGCAAGCCTGAAAACGGAGAAATCAGATATGACAATCAGCCGCTTAATGGCTTACGCATCGAAAGCTTGCGGCGTCAAATTGGCACAGTGCTACAAAGCAATAGCCTATTCAGCGGCAGCCTGATGGAGGCTATCGCCGGAGGATGCCTGATCAATCAAGAGGACGCCTGGGCTGCTGCTGAGATGGCAGGCCTGGCAGACGACATCCGCGAAATGCCAATGGGACTACAAACCATTGTTTCTGAGGGAGGGGGGACCCTCTCAGGTGGCCAACGCCAACGAATTGCGATCGCCCGAGCCTTGGTGCGGAAACCTCAAATTCTAATCTTTGATGAAGCCACAAGCGCCCTGGACAATCACACCCAAGGAATTGTGAGTCGCAGCCTTGAAACACTAAGCATCACACGTTTGGTCATCGCCCATCGACTGAGCACAATTCGCCACGCCGATCGCATTATTGTGCTGGAGAAAGGTCAAGTCCAGCAACAAGGCACATTCGAAAGTCTGATGAATGAAGCTGGGCTATTTGCCCGCTTAATGGAGAGGCAGGTTGCATGA
- a CDS encoding biotin/lipoyl-binding protein, with protein sequence MSLFRKNALDALSSPEQLDQPLELLRPSYWLLLISLLGFSLSILLWSIFGRLPVRIEGRGVLVRTENLQWVQSEINGRLKEFKVNVGDCIKQGTPLAVIDPVQLELEQQKANNQLEILIANDASLDLIAIQREDELRKSTARWKLAFQKNAVSQVEWDQRVQRLSELLYNLETSNNQREQLIIQKQSEIVALEQQIARTATVKAPQAGCVTDRHVQLGQVVQPGVTLFELERDKDANTLQSLAFFPAKDGKRLRIGQPVRVTPTTTKAQRHGGIEAEILKVRRLPVSKEAVINRLYNKESLFKAINTEDEGPLIEVATSLAKDPTTPSGYDWGGSKGPDLQLTAGTPTTLRVLVEQRRPISYVIPLLRNLSGIY encoded by the coding sequence ATGAGCCTGTTTCGAAAAAATGCTCTAGATGCATTATCCAGCCCTGAACAACTAGACCAGCCTCTTGAATTGCTCAGACCAAGTTACTGGCTTTTACTGATCTCACTATTGGGGTTCAGTCTGAGCATTCTGCTGTGGTCAATATTTGGCCGTTTACCCGTAAGAATCGAAGGACGTGGCGTCTTAGTTAGAACAGAAAACTTACAGTGGGTTCAAAGCGAAATTAATGGCCGCCTCAAAGAATTCAAGGTTAATGTGGGGGATTGCATCAAGCAAGGAACACCTCTTGCCGTCATTGACCCAGTGCAATTAGAGCTAGAACAACAAAAAGCAAACAACCAGCTTGAGATTCTAATCGCCAATGATGCAAGTTTAGACCTCATTGCTATCCAACGGGAAGATGAGCTCAGGAAAAGCACAGCACGCTGGAAATTGGCATTTCAAAAGAATGCGGTGAGTCAAGTCGAATGGGATCAAAGAGTCCAACGACTCTCTGAGCTGTTATACAACCTAGAGACAAGTAACAACCAACGTGAACAATTAATTATTCAGAAACAAAGCGAAATTGTTGCCCTAGAACAACAAATTGCACGAACAGCAACCGTGAAAGCACCTCAAGCAGGCTGTGTCACCGACCGCCATGTCCAATTAGGGCAAGTGGTGCAACCAGGCGTCACACTGTTTGAACTTGAGCGAGACAAAGACGCCAATACGCTTCAAAGCCTGGCCTTCTTCCCAGCAAAAGATGGTAAACGCCTTCGTATCGGTCAACCAGTTCGCGTGACACCAACAACGACCAAAGCACAACGCCATGGTGGCATCGAAGCTGAAATCCTCAAAGTGCGTCGTTTACCAGTCAGCAAAGAGGCCGTCATCAATCGGCTCTACAACAAAGAATCACTGTTCAAGGCCATAAATACCGAAGACGAAGGTCCACTGATCGAAGTCGCCACGTCCTTAGCCAAAGACCCAACAACACCTAGCGGTTATGACTGGGGCGGCAGCAAAGGACCAGACCTACAGCTCACAGCAGGCACACCAACAACGCTGAGAGTGCTTGTAGAGCAAAGGCGACCAATCAGCTATGTGATCCCTCTATTGAGAAATCTCAGTGGGATCTACTGA
- a CDS encoding NHLP family bacteriocin export ABC transporter peptidase/permease/ATPase subunit — MNLQPFCRQLWIRIQARLSKQWVRTPTLLQLENTECGAASLSIILQYYGRYVPLTQLRELCGVSRDGSDAANLLLAAESLGLKAKGFKKGLLALEQIQPPVIVFWEFNHFLILEGFIGNRVALNDPALGPRTVSREEFDTSYTGIVLTLEPGPNFQKGGKAPSVWPVVWRRLSLEPKGALFILLAGLLLILPQLVMPIFAQIYMDEIIGNQIQTWLKPMLWGMALTISLQVVLQHLQLIGTRALERRLTRRFAAQFEHQVLALPERYYAQRYASDIASRVSSNARIAEFIGGELIPMLTGIVLLVFYLVLTLLYSPILGLLVGVTTGINALVVAINLRVQQDSSQQLQKDGAKAGAVVVSALQNIDTVKAAAVESDIFRRYAGYQSRLLNTVQKLQLLNARIRVIPSAMTTLNEVAILLVGFFLVIQGQLTLGMLLAAQTIASNLKAEIENVIGFVQSLPDLEAEVLRLEDVLEQPRDPLLIDAPKIQDWNSDRERLSGAIEIQDLYFGYMPLNPPLINGLRLSIQHGQKIAFVGGSGSGKSTIAKLLAGLYQPSSGQILYDGIPLNEIPRAISVSSLAMVQQDVQLYGCNVRENLNLWNHSLPDKDLRQACADAQILDTVLGLPDGFETVLSEGGRNLSGGQRQRLDIARALVQNPSILILDEATSALDSETERLVDEAFRRRGCTQIIVAHRLSTIRDADLILVLEHGQVVQQGRHEDMATVTNSPYQKLLAEVA; from the coding sequence ATGAACCTGCAGCCTTTCTGTCGTCAACTCTGGATCCGCATCCAAGCTCGTCTCAGCAAGCAGTGGGTACGTACCCCAACATTGCTGCAATTGGAAAACACGGAATGCGGGGCAGCCTCCCTCAGCATCATCCTCCAGTACTACGGCCGTTATGTACCGCTGACCCAACTGCGCGAACTTTGTGGCGTCTCACGCGACGGCAGTGATGCGGCCAATTTATTACTTGCGGCCGAAAGCCTAGGCCTCAAAGCAAAAGGATTCAAAAAAGGATTGCTGGCTTTAGAACAAATCCAGCCACCAGTCATCGTGTTTTGGGAATTCAACCATTTCCTCATCCTCGAAGGTTTCATTGGTAATCGGGTGGCCCTCAATGATCCAGCTCTCGGTCCTCGAACTGTCAGTCGCGAAGAATTCGATACCAGTTACACCGGCATTGTCCTAACGCTGGAGCCAGGTCCAAACTTTCAAAAAGGCGGAAAGGCACCATCAGTCTGGCCAGTGGTTTGGCGGCGCTTAAGCCTTGAACCCAAAGGAGCCCTTTTCATTCTGCTAGCTGGTCTGCTGCTGATCCTGCCCCAGCTGGTGATGCCGATCTTTGCCCAGATCTATATGGATGAGATTATCGGCAATCAAATCCAAACGTGGTTAAAGCCAATGTTGTGGGGCATGGCCCTCACCATCAGCCTGCAAGTGGTGCTGCAGCATCTTCAGCTCATCGGAACACGCGCCCTGGAGAGGCGACTAACCCGACGCTTTGCTGCACAATTTGAGCACCAGGTTCTGGCCTTACCAGAGCGTTATTACGCCCAACGCTATGCATCAGATATAGCCAGCAGGGTTTCTAGTAATGCCCGAATTGCTGAATTCATCGGCGGAGAACTGATCCCCATGCTCACCGGCATTGTTCTGCTGGTGTTTTATCTGGTCTTGACTTTGCTCTACAGCCCAATTCTAGGACTGCTAGTAGGCGTGACTACTGGGATCAACGCCCTCGTTGTAGCCATCAACCTTCGAGTACAACAAGACTCTAGTCAACAGCTCCAAAAAGATGGGGCCAAAGCTGGCGCAGTCGTGGTCAGCGCCTTGCAAAATATCGACACCGTAAAAGCAGCAGCCGTAGAAAGCGACATCTTTAGACGCTACGCGGGTTACCAGAGCCGACTCCTCAACACTGTGCAAAAGCTCCAACTTCTCAACGCACGGATCAGGGTGATCCCCAGCGCCATGACCACCTTGAACGAGGTCGCAATTTTGTTAGTTGGATTTTTCCTGGTGATTCAAGGCCAGCTCACTCTAGGAATGCTCCTGGCAGCCCAAACCATTGCCAGCAACCTAAAAGCGGAAATCGAAAACGTGATTGGCTTCGTGCAGAGCCTGCCCGACTTGGAAGCTGAAGTACTTCGCCTGGAAGATGTTCTTGAACAACCTCGAGACCCATTACTAATCGACGCACCAAAAATTCAGGACTGGAATAGCGACAGGGAACGCCTATCAGGTGCCATCGAAATTCAAGACCTCTACTTCGGCTACATGCCGCTTAACCCCCCTCTCATCAATGGACTACGTCTATCCATCCAACACGGCCAAAAGATTGCTTTTGTCGGAGGCAGTGGCTCTGGTAAAAGCACAATCGCCAAACTGCTTGCCGGTCTCTATCAACCTTCCTCAGGACAAATCCTCTACGACGGTATTCCGCTGAACGAAATACCACGAGCCATCAGCGTCAGCTCACTTGCGATGGTTCAACAAGATGTACAACTCTATGGATGCAATGTTCGTGAGAACCTCAATCTCTGGAATCACAGCCTTCCAGACAAAGACCTTAGGCAGGCATGTGCAGATGCCCAAATACTCGACACCGTTCTCGGCCTGCCTGATGGCTTTGAAACCGTACTTAGCGAAGGAGGTCGCAACCTTTCAGGCGGTCAACGACAACGGCTCGACATTGCTCGTGCCCTGGTTCAAAACCCCAGCATCCTGATCCTCGATGAAGCCACCTCAGCACTCGATAGCGAAACAGAGCGCTTGGTGGACGAGGCCTTCCGACGTCGTGGATGCACCCAAATCATCGTGGCCCACCGCCTCAGTACCATCCGTGATGCTGACCTAATCTTAGTGCTCGAGCATGGTCAAGTGGTCCAACAAGGTCGCCATGAAGACATGGCTACCGTCACTAATTCTCCCTACCAGAAGCTGTTAGCGGAAGTGGCCTAA
- a CDS encoding adenylate/guanylate cyclase domain-containing protein, with protein sequence MRIPRNAPVLLVAGVLTLAAALLASCSASLCRPWWALERNLEGQLVRIRGPRLASPEIVQVVIDDATLAEGLWFEQQEQIPFWAVGMGSLPWPRARYGDLLEPLIAAGADVVVLNVVFAGESVFGPADDKAFIAALEPHQQHLVLAAEMVEAEDQLGAGAISLLRPDAVDAAELDKLSLGLSNLFPPEHGARFLQPEFYATTLEQPLGHEALHSLPVAALEQAGRSLELDLDGQTLNFYGPEPEPIGMDGSCSTLGHGFLRMSAKNVINPRQWAVHPCRERVDGAVVLVGVVVSGGGSALSDLPSPFGDLSGMELLATSTGNALTGDGLRAWPQSLPQRGAFVGLVVLLTLLLAFYRTDLGWRLGVLFACAGLWFVLGYGLMQHRHVWIPVLTPPVALVVGALLYGGEAYRRMSIKRRLTRRWLERCVDPSVVGPMLSDPSDMEALFDGQLKSVSVLFADLQGFTALTRQRSEQGRVRVHLEQLNHYLDEMRSVVWDHHGFLDKFIGDAVMAVFGLPDGRGESTEAQSAICCAMAMRERLVHMNRLWQSEGVEPLVNGIGIASGIVLAGGIGGRKLGGLSVIGDTVNLASRLEGLTRSLDQSILFDQRTSELAGEGFAIRSLGMQELKGIGRLEVYSLSERG encoded by the coding sequence ATGCGCATTCCTAGAAATGCTCCAGTGCTTCTTGTGGCTGGTGTCCTGACGCTGGCAGCTGCCCTATTGGCATCTTGTTCGGCATCGCTTTGTCGACCTTGGTGGGCATTGGAACGCAATCTTGAGGGTCAGCTCGTCAGGATTCGTGGGCCTCGGCTGGCCTCGCCAGAGATCGTGCAGGTGGTGATCGACGACGCAACCCTCGCGGAGGGTCTCTGGTTTGAGCAGCAGGAGCAGATACCATTCTGGGCCGTGGGAATGGGAAGCCTGCCCTGGCCAAGAGCGCGCTACGGCGACCTTTTGGAGCCTTTGATAGCGGCTGGTGCTGATGTGGTGGTCTTGAATGTGGTCTTCGCTGGAGAGAGTGTCTTCGGGCCAGCAGACGACAAGGCTTTTATCGCAGCCCTCGAGCCGCATCAGCAGCACCTTGTACTGGCGGCAGAAATGGTTGAGGCAGAAGATCAACTCGGCGCCGGTGCAATTTCGCTCTTGCGTCCTGATGCTGTGGACGCCGCTGAACTCGACAAACTCTCGCTGGGCTTGAGCAATCTCTTTCCCCCTGAGCATGGAGCTCGGTTTTTGCAACCAGAGTTTTATGCCACCACGTTGGAACAACCGCTCGGTCATGAGGCGTTGCATTCTTTGCCAGTTGCTGCATTGGAGCAGGCAGGCCGCTCGCTCGAGTTGGACCTTGATGGCCAGACTCTTAACTTCTATGGCCCTGAGCCCGAGCCCATCGGGATGGATGGATCCTGCTCAACCCTTGGTCACGGGTTTTTGCGAATGTCGGCAAAGAATGTGATCAATCCGCGGCAATGGGCGGTGCATCCCTGTCGTGAGCGGGTTGATGGGGCTGTCGTTTTGGTGGGTGTTGTTGTCTCTGGTGGTGGAAGCGCGTTAAGCGATTTGCCATCACCCTTCGGTGATCTTTCGGGAATGGAGTTGCTTGCCACCTCCACTGGCAATGCTTTGACAGGCGATGGACTGCGGGCCTGGCCCCAGTCACTTCCGCAGAGAGGTGCTTTTGTTGGCCTTGTTGTTCTACTCACACTTTTACTGGCTTTTTATCGCACCGATTTGGGTTGGCGACTTGGCGTGCTTTTTGCATGCGCAGGTCTGTGGTTTGTCCTTGGCTATGGGCTGATGCAGCATCGTCATGTCTGGATTCCCGTGCTTACACCTCCTGTCGCATTGGTGGTTGGTGCTTTGCTCTATGGAGGTGAGGCTTATCGACGTATGTCGATCAAACGGCGCTTGACGCGTCGCTGGCTGGAACGTTGTGTGGACCCCTCCGTTGTAGGCCCCATGCTCAGCGACCCGAGTGATATGGAGGCTTTGTTTGATGGCCAGCTCAAATCTGTCAGTGTGTTGTTTGCGGATCTGCAAGGGTTCACTGCTCTGACTAGACAGCGCAGTGAGCAGGGTCGAGTTCGTGTTCATCTTGAGCAGCTCAATCATTATCTTGATGAGATGCGTTCGGTGGTATGGGACCACCATGGATTCCTCGACAAGTTTATTGGCGATGCCGTGATGGCCGTGTTTGGTTTGCCCGATGGTCGTGGGGAATCGACGGAAGCGCAATCCGCTATTTGTTGTGCTATGGCGATGCGTGAGAGGCTTGTTCACATGAATCGTCTCTGGCAGTCGGAGGGAGTGGAGCCTCTGGTTAATGGGATTGGTATCGCTAGCGGCATCGTCTTGGCTGGTGGTATTGGTGGTCGCAAGCTTGGGGGGCTTTCCGTGATCGGAGACACCGTCAACCTTGCTAGCCGCCTAGAGGGATTGACCCGCAGCCTGGATCAATCTATTCTTTTCGACCAGCGCACCTCAGAATTGGCGGGAGAGGGTTTTGCTATCCGATCTTTGGGGATGCAAGAGCTAAAGGGGATTGGGCGCCTTGAGGTTTATAGCCTTTCTGAGAGAGGGTGA
- a CDS encoding FecR domain-containing protein produces MIGTDITTLKPVGLFTGFSLMAMMLSSSVQAAETAMVQEILDGNQLYIDSQRAKVNQKATEPQQVRTGDSRGQLLFNSGASGRLNRFSRMQLGSSCYQLTQGQILVSGKQDGCTRSARLSVRGTNYVLQVSDDGATEVSVLEGEVEYRSVEPQAQAQAQAGQSPRMDQAQDQQPLSDEPVIIRSGESLRVTPDGMISALRKLTAGDYSSIFAGPLFEGFQTEIPALPSLQSYVRSQFPSVRIPSIPTIVPSSTPRIPGGGFFRF; encoded by the coding sequence ATGATTGGGACTGACATCACGACCCTGAAGCCAGTGGGTCTCTTCACTGGCTTCAGTTTGATGGCCATGATGCTTTCGAGCTCGGTTCAAGCTGCAGAGACCGCAATGGTGCAGGAGATCCTCGATGGCAATCAGTTGTACATCGATTCTCAACGGGCGAAAGTGAATCAAAAGGCTACTGAGCCACAGCAAGTCCGCACGGGCGATAGTCGTGGCCAGCTTTTGTTCAATTCCGGAGCATCTGGTCGCCTGAATCGGTTTTCCAGAATGCAATTAGGTAGTAGTTGCTATCAACTTACCCAGGGGCAGATTTTGGTCTCCGGGAAGCAAGATGGCTGTACCCGTTCAGCCCGACTGAGTGTTCGAGGCACGAATTACGTTTTGCAGGTTTCGGACGATGGGGCTACTGAGGTGTCTGTTTTGGAGGGTGAGGTGGAATATCGTTCTGTGGAGCCTCAAGCTCAAGCTCAAGCTCAAGCTGGTCAATCTCCCAGGATGGATCAAGCTCAGGATCAACAACCTTTGAGTGATGAGCCGGTCATCATTAGATCTGGAGAATCGCTTCGGGTGACCCCTGATGGCATGATCTCAGCATTGAGAAAGCTAACGGCTGGCGATTACAGCAGCATCTTTGCAGGCCCTTTGTTTGAGGGCTTCCAGACTGAGATCCCTGCTTTGCCTTCACTCCAATCTTATGTGCGATCTCAGTTCCCATCAGTGAGAATTCCGTCAATTCCTACGATCGTGCCTTCCTCTACCCCTCGGATCCCTGGTGGTGGATTTTTTCGGTTTTGA
- the ndk gene encoding nucleoside-diphosphate kinase, translated as MAMERTFVAIKPDGVQRGLVGEILGRFERKGFKLVGLKQVTPSRDLAGEHYGVHRERPFFAGLVDFITSGPVIAMVWEGDGVIASARKLIGATKPLDAEPGTIRGDLAVNIGRNVIHGSDGPDTAQFEINLWFSAEELNAWTPSDQSWRIES; from the coding sequence ATGGCCATGGAACGCACCTTTGTTGCCATCAAGCCCGATGGCGTCCAGCGTGGTCTGGTGGGAGAAATTCTGGGTCGATTTGAGCGCAAGGGCTTCAAGCTCGTGGGACTTAAACAGGTCACCCCCAGTCGTGATTTGGCTGGTGAGCATTACGGTGTGCACCGTGAGCGCCCTTTCTTTGCTGGGCTTGTTGATTTCATTACCTCCGGCCCGGTGATTGCAATGGTCTGGGAAGGTGATGGTGTGATTGCGAGTGCCCGCAAGTTGATCGGCGCCACCAAGCCTCTTGATGCTGAGCCGGGCACCATCCGCGGTGATTTAGCTGTGAACATCGGTCGTAATGTGATCCACGGCTCAGATGGTCCAGACACCGCTCAGTTTGAGATCAACCTCTGGTTCTCTGCTGAAGAGCTCAACGCATGGACTCCTTCAGATCAAAGCTGGCGTATTGAAAGCTGA
- a CDS encoding mechanosensitive ion channel family protein, with protein MTFGLRLITTILITLLLTVSHQRNLLSSRWPKPPVRLPVLALLLWVGTALPFLEKIISKQASLTTIGQLALLYATLSLGGWLLLEIPGALGWWHPPAKILRQLSGLILAAILTLIILQQAGVNLAGLITTSALLTGVVAFAAQEPLKDIFGGLSLQLDQPFKEGDWIQIGEDCGQVIMLTLMNTYLRTGMDGCTLIIPNDTVAQATIRRVHLGTPYGNCFEVGLDYGFPPSQALSLLLGVVNRHASVLTKPAPKAWVASFEDSYICYGIQVWHKDISDVKRLSIRGELMEQIWYALERIGQSIPFRVRLGSPKPQTLAADDPMCADTQRKVQWLTSNALFTDLSQAQLDALAPSTRCVRFAKGETIIRQGESGDCLYQMITGTVEVSQTNSQGQKITFQKLGQHEIFGEMALCTKQPRNSTVRALEESVLLEVERRDLQPLIDQDQGLVEKLARLVHLRQMEIGSLNQQQSHSSKLHSQRRLIRSMHRLYKVIRGD; from the coding sequence ATGACGTTTGGCCTGCGCCTAATCACCACGATTTTGATCACCCTGCTGTTAACGGTTAGCCATCAACGCAACCTGCTTAGCTCACGCTGGCCAAAACCACCGGTTCGCCTACCCGTGCTGGCATTACTGCTCTGGGTAGGGACTGCGCTGCCGTTCTTAGAAAAGATCATCTCCAAGCAGGCCAGCCTCACCACAATCGGACAACTAGCACTGCTCTACGCAACACTCAGTCTGGGGGGATGGTTGCTCCTGGAGATTCCAGGTGCACTGGGCTGGTGGCATCCACCCGCCAAAATTCTGCGCCAACTGAGCGGACTCATCCTGGCAGCCATCCTGACATTAATCATCCTGCAGCAGGCAGGGGTCAATCTCGCTGGCTTGATCACGACATCTGCCTTGCTCACAGGCGTCGTCGCCTTCGCCGCACAAGAACCACTTAAAGACATTTTCGGAGGGCTGAGTCTTCAATTAGATCAACCGTTTAAAGAAGGCGATTGGATCCAAATAGGAGAGGACTGCGGTCAAGTCATCATGCTGACCCTAATGAACACCTATCTACGCACTGGTATGGATGGGTGCACCCTGATTATCCCAAACGACACGGTTGCTCAAGCGACGATCCGACGAGTCCACCTAGGCACTCCCTATGGCAATTGTTTTGAAGTTGGCCTGGATTACGGCTTCCCTCCATCACAAGCTCTCAGCCTGCTGCTGGGTGTAGTCAATCGCCACGCTTCTGTACTGACCAAACCAGCCCCAAAAGCATGGGTAGCCAGCTTCGAAGACAGTTACATCTGCTATGGCATCCAGGTGTGGCATAAAGATATCAGTGACGTCAAACGGTTGAGCATCCGTGGTGAACTGATGGAACAAATTTGGTATGCCCTCGAGCGAATCGGTCAAAGCATTCCATTCCGAGTCCGTTTAGGGAGCCCCAAACCACAGACCTTGGCTGCAGACGATCCAATGTGCGCTGACACTCAACGCAAGGTCCAATGGCTCACTAGCAATGCACTTTTTACAGATCTAAGTCAAGCCCAACTTGATGCCCTAGCCCCATCAACACGCTGCGTACGCTTCGCAAAAGGGGAAACAATCATCCGGCAGGGTGAAAGCGGAGATTGCTTATACCAGATGATCACCGGCACGGTTGAGGTGTCGCAAACAAATTCACAAGGACAAAAAATAACCTTTCAAAAACTTGGCCAGCATGAGATCTTCGGCGAAATGGCACTGTGCACGAAACAACCTCGCAACTCCACAGTTCGCGCACTTGAAGAATCGGTACTCCTAGAAGTGGAGCGCCGAGACCTACAACCCCTGATCGATCAAGACCAGGGGTTGGTCGAGAAACTGGCCCGATTGGTACATCTCCGCCAAATGGAAATCGGGTCACTAAATCAGCAGCAAAGTCATTCCAGCAAACTGCATAGCCAAAGAAGGCTGATCCGCTCGATGCATAGGCTCTACAAGGTGATACGCGGCGACTAG